A stretch of the Vicia villosa cultivar HV-30 ecotype Madison, WI unplaced genomic scaffold, Vvil1.0 ctg.000645F_1_1, whole genome shotgun sequence genome encodes the following:
- the LOC131630121 gene encoding uncharacterized protein LOC131630121, with protein MFQGKHDPKGAQEWLKDIERIFRVMDCSDAQKVRFGTHMLAGETDDWWVATRQRLEGIGEAITWVVFHREFLVKYYLEDVRSKKEIEFLKLKQGEILVIEYAAKFVELANYYPHYSEATAEFLKCVKFENGLRSKIKKAIRYQRICKFPDFVNSCWIYEEDSKANYKIVNEKRNKQQQHRGKPYSAPANKGKQRIIEGKRTSGGGAPTGIWIIHTRRSYVSTVARRDILALNVRNRNRLQQVGSIIDTSATHCFVATDCVKSLGLELSSMNREMVVDILAKGSCSFLLLKQLNELMQDEALVFSLMVSLSIEKNAVIDELQVVRNFPEVFPDDIPDMPPKREVEFAIDLVPDARPVSMAPYMMSAFELEKLEKQLEELLDKKFVRPSVSPCGAPVLLVKKKDCSIRLCVDYRQLNKVTVKNKYPLSRIDNLMD; from the exons ATGTTCCAAGGAAAGCATGACCCTAAAGGAGCACAGGAGTGGCTCAAAGATATTGAGAGGATCTTTCGAGTTATGGACTGTTCGGATGCACAAAAAGTGCGTTTTGGTACGCATATGCTGGCAGGAGAgactgatgactggtgggttgcCACTCGCCAGAGACTGGAAGGCATAGGTGAGGCTATTACTTGGGTTGTGTTTCATAGGGAGTTCCTAGTGAAGTACTACCTAGAAGATGTCCGCAGCAAGAAGGAGATTGAGTTTCTGAAATTGAAACAGGGAGAAATTTTGGTGAttgagtatgctgccaagttcgtGGAATTGGCGAACTATTATCCTCATTACAGCGAGGCGACTGCTGAATTTTTGAAGTGCGTCAAGTTTGAAAATGGGTTACGTTCAAAAATCAAGAAGGCAATCAGATATCAGCGGATCTGTAAGTTTCCAGACTTTGTGAATAGTTGCTGGATTTATGAGGAAGATAGTAAGGCTAACTACAAGATTGTTAATGAGAAAAGGAACAAGCAACAACAACATCGTGGGAAGCCTTACAGTGCTCCAGCTAACAAGGGAAAACAGAGAATTATTGAGGGTAAGAGGACTAGTGGGGGAGGTGCTCCTACTGGCATC TGGATTATACACACAAGGAGGTCATATGTTTCAACTGTGGCGAGGAGGGACATATTAGCACTCAATGTCAGAAACAGAAATAGGCTCCAGCAGGTGGGAAG TATTATTGATACTAGTGCTACACATTGTTTTGTTGCTACTGACTGTGTAAAAAGTTTGGGTCTTGAATTGTCCTCTATGAATAGAGAAATGGTTGTCGATATTCTAGCTAAGGGATCG TGCAGTTTTCTACTCCTGAAGCAATTGAATGAATTGATGCAAGATGAGGCTCTGGTGTTTTCTTTGATGGTGTCCTTATCTATTGAGAAGAACGCTGTGATTGATGAGTTGCAAGTGGTGCGTAACTTTCCCGAAGTTTTTCCAGATGATATTCCAGATATGCCGCCAAAAAGAgaagtagaatttgctattgatctTGTCCCTGATGCCAGACCCGTTTCTATGGCACCATACATGATGTCGGCATTTGAATTGGAAAAATTAGAAAAACAGTTGGAGGAATTACTTGACAAGAAATTTGTGAGACCAAGTGTGTCGCCTTGCGGAGCGCCGGTGTTGCTAGTGAAAAAGAAAGATTGTAGTATaagactttgtgttgattatcgaCAGCTGAATAAAGTGACAGTTAAaaacaagtatccactttcgagaaTAGACAACTTGATGGATTAA